The Listeria welshimeri serovar 6b str. SLCC5334 genome has a window encoding:
- a CDS encoding zinc ribbon domain-containing protein YjdM, protein MSKLPNCPECNSEYAYEDRGLLICPECGHEWSAVAEEATEEKVFKDSNGNVLTDGDSVTVIKDLKVKGASNPIKMGTKVKNIRLVDGDHDIDCKIDGFGPMKLKSEFVKKI, encoded by the coding sequence ATGTCAAAATTACCAAATTGCCCAGAATGTAACTCAGAATATGCCTATGAAGATCGCGGCCTATTAATTTGTCCAGAATGTGGGCATGAGTGGAGCGCTGTAGCAGAAGAGGCGACCGAAGAAAAAGTGTTCAAAGACTCAAATGGCAACGTCTTAACAGATGGCGATTCAGTTACAGTCATCAAAGACTTAAAAGTAAAAGGCGCTTCAAACCCAATTAAAATGGGAACAAAAGTAAAAAATATTCGTTTAGTTGATGGTGACCACGACATTGACTGTAAAATCGATGGCTTTGGCCCAATGAAATTAAAATCAGAATTTGTTAAGAAAATCTAA
- a CDS encoding DUF1433 domain-containing protein, with the protein MKTRTLTVLFLLLSLSIFLVACGKDDGKMSNQEKAEKFAKELQPKMEERIRAEDYNKFVESIHFNQAEIDPLGGVVVDGYINNNSNYDFTFFLNYNDPNDVSSYGFGDDLSIKMGDFDKDKPAPLSSEKKTSQSPSSDFKTILSKYKLNL; encoded by the coding sequence ATGAAAACAAGAACCTTAACAGTTTTATTTTTACTTTTATCATTGAGTATCTTTTTAGTTGCTTGCGGAAAAGATGACGGGAAAATGAGTAACCAAGAAAAAGCTGAAAAATTTGCTAAAGAATTGCAACCTAAAATGGAAGAAAGGATACGCGCTGAAGACTATAATAAATTTGTAGAAAGTATCCATTTCAACCAAGCAGAAATAGATCCTCTCGGAGGTGTTGTTGTTGATGGCTATATCAATAACAACTCTAATTACGATTTCACTTTTTTCTTGAACTATAATGACCCTAACGATGTCAGTTCATATGGGTTTGGTGATGATCTTTCAATAAAAATGGGGGATTTTGACAAAGACAAGCCAGCGCCACTATCTAGTGAAAAGAAGACTTCACAAAGCCCTTCTTCAGATTTTAAAACGATTTTGAGCAAATACAAGCTAAATCTTTAA